In the Mesotoga infera genome, TTGATTTAGGAAGTCCCGGAAATCTATTGCTCTCCTTGTATTTAGAATTCTCTAATTCAAACTAAATTCCAGTCGGTCAGTTATCAATGAAGAATTATGCTCCAGTGAAGTTCCTCTCTTTGTGAATTCTACCAGACATGGTGCTCACAGTTGCTGCCTCACGTAAGTTTGAAGCCACCAAGAAAACGTTGGCAGTACTGCAAGACTCTCGTACCGCTCTAAAGATATTTTCGACTACTCCGTTGCTGAGCGCATTCGAATAATAGTAACTAGGATGAAATACAGATGGTTAAGGCCAATTATCTGGAGATATCTTCACATTGCTAATTTCGAAGTGGATGGTATTAGATGTAGAATGTATATGAAAAAACTTGCAGCAATAATTTTCAGGAGGTATTTATGTACGCGCCCTCTTTGATGATAAAGGTCTCTGAGCTCTACTACTTCAAGAAGTGTTCTCAGAGGGAAATAGCTGAAGCTCTTAAGATCTCTGTTCCTACTGTGTCTCGAATCCTTCAGGAAGCTATTGACAGTGGAATTGTGAAGGTTCAGATCACCAATATATTGAACAGGGTTACGCAGATGGAAGAGTCTCTGAAAAAAAAGTATGGCCTTGAGGGAGCCGTTGTGGTAGAAACTCCTCTTGACCATGATGACTGGCACATAAAGAAGCTCTTGGGAAAGAAAGCAAGTGAACTTTTTTTCGAGATTGCTTCTCCGGGCAGCAAAATAGGAATCGGAGCGGGAGGAAGCATTTTTGAAATGATAGAGTCCTTTGATGGTGAGAAGAGCATACCGGGTATTCAACTAATTCCACTGATGGGCGGATGGGGATTGCAGAATCTTCAGAATGAAACAAACAAATTGGTTGGTTCTATGGCTTCGATATTGAGGTGCACTTTTCAACTTCTTCTTGCGCCGGCGATAGCAAGCAGCGAAAAGGTAAAGAACGTTTTCCTTAATGAACCTCAAATTTCGGCAATAGTGCAGATGTGGGATGATCTTGACACAGCGATATTCTCAGTAGGACCTGAAATTGAGCACAGTATTTTCCCTTCGATTGTTGAGCGCCCCGGCAGTGTTGAAGAAATCAAGGAAAAAGGCGCTGTGGGGGACATTGTGGGAAGAATCATCGATAGAAATGGTGAGGAGATGAATATCGATTTTAATCGTCGCATGATAGCGATTCCATTTGAGAAGCTTATTGCCATAAAAAATAGAGTTGGAATTGGAGGAGGTTCTAGAAAGATTAGAAGTGTGAGTGCCGCAATAAGGAAGGGAATTGTGAATTATCTGATTACCGATTCAGAGACATGCAAATATATTCTCGAAAACGGAGGTAAAGGACTGTGAATGTTTTAGAAGAGATGTTTGGAGTGAAGAAACCAATAATCGGGATGGTGCACTTTCCGCCGCTTCCAGGGTCGCCGCTCTATGATTCCAGTGGCGGTATGAAGAAGATAATGGACGTCACCCTTAGGGATACCGAAGCCCTCCTCGAAGCAGGTTTTGACGGTGTAAGCTTCAGCAACGAAGGAGACAGGCCCTATATGTCAAATGTCCCAATGGTTACAGTGGCAGCTATGAGCGCACTCATTAATGAAGCGTCTAAAGCAGTCGAAAAGCCGTTTGGGCTTTCCGTATTGGCTGATCCTGAGGCCGCCATTTCGATAGGAACGGCAGTTAAAGCCGATTTTGTAAGGGTATTCCTCTCCTGGGTTTATGTCGGTGACTGGGGAATTGTGGACCCTGATGCGGGAAAACTTCAGCGACTGAAGGCTTCTGTAGGCGGGCAGTTTAAGGTTTTCGCCAACATAAGCGGTCACACTGAGCCCCTCGGTGGAAGGAAGCTCGAAGATATCGCGCGCGGAGCGGTCAAATTTGGACTGGCAGATGCCGTATGCCTTGCAGGTACAACTGCAGGAAGCGAAATCCCGGAGGAGGATCTTCT is a window encoding:
- a CDS encoding winged helix-turn-helix transcriptional regulator — its product is MYAPSLMIKVSELYYFKKCSQREIAEALKISVPTVSRILQEAIDSGIVKVQITNILNRVTQMEESLKKKYGLEGAVVVETPLDHDDWHIKKLLGKKASELFFEIASPGSKIGIGAGGSIFEMIESFDGEKSIPGIQLIPLMGGWGLQNLQNETNKLVGSMASILRCTFQLLLAPAIASSEKVKNVFLNEPQISAIVQMWDDLDTAIFSVGPEIEHSIFPSIVERPGSVEEIKEKGAVGDIVGRIIDRNGEEMNIDFNRRMIAIPFEKLIAIKNRVGIGGGSRKIRSVSAAIRKGIVNYLITDSETCKYILENGGKGL
- a CDS encoding BtpA/SgcQ family protein; the encoded protein is MNVLEEMFGVKKPIIGMVHFPPLPGSPLYDSSGGMKKIMDVTLRDTEALLEAGFDGVSFSNEGDRPYMSNVPMVTVAAMSALINEASKAVEKPFGLSVLADPEAAISIGTAVKADFVRVFLSWVYVGDWGIVDPDAGKLQRLKASVGGQFKVFANISGHTEPLGGRKLEDIARGAVKFGLADAVCLAGTTAGSEIPEEDLLGARKGSVGRPVIVGTGTTIDNVEKMLTLGDGIIMGTSVKVDGDTFKPVDPKRAKEFMEKAKHVREKLQ